GTTTACAGAGGCTGTTACTACAATTCTTCTCGAATGACGGCGTGCAGCAATACTACAAGCTCTATCCATACGAGCTAATAACTCTCCTCCAAAAAGATTATCTAAATAATTTGTTTCTCCTGGTAAAACTAAATCGGTAAGTACAGTTAACGATTCTCTTGGTGATTTTGCTCTCATCAATTAAATTTTGATGCAAAGATACAGCAACAAAAAAATCTACCTAAAATAAATGCAGTTTATTTAGCCAATAACCAAGCGTCTTCGCTAACAGATTCTTTAATAATTTCTAAGGCTTTTCTAGCTTCTTCTTTAGTTACATAACTTGCAAAAGCTACTTGAGTTAAACCTAAGCCATTCTTTCCAACAATAGAAGCATCATACCCTTTATCTTGTAACTCTGCTAATTTGTTTTCAGCATTGTGCTCTTCTTGAAAAGCTCCTGCAATGATATGAAAGTTTCTATCTTCTTTACTAACATTTAAGTTAATAGTAGGTAACGGATTTTCAATTACAAAAGTTGCTGATTGAATCTTCTTCTCAACAGCTTCTTCTTGGTTTGCTAATACTTGTTGTTGATTTTGAACACCATTCCAACCCACATAAGCAATTCCTACAAAAACCGCTGCAGCTGCAGTTCTTTTTAAATACAACGGAATTGTTTTTCTGCTTTCTTTAGTAGTGGCAGGTAATGACTTAATTGCTACTTCTTTGACTCTTTCTACAGAAGGTGTTGAAACCTCAGCTAATCCAAAAGATTCTTTTAAAAAGTTACTTGATGGATTTGGTTCAAAAATAATTTGTTTTGCTTCGTTTAATGACAAGCTTCCTACAGAAGCAACAGTAACAGTTGTTGTTGCTAACTTTTCATTCCATTGTGCAACTTCCTCTGCAATAAAAGCAATAGCTTCTTCAAAAGAAATATTTTTACTTGAAGCTATATAGTTTGCCAATAAACCGTCATTATGCTGTAAATATGCATTAAACGTTAGTTGTTTTTTTGGCGGATAAAAAGTGTGAGTAGTTGTATTTACTCTAGCACCAATTTTATTGGTTACAAATCCTCCAAAATTAGGAACAATTACGCAATCGTATCTATATAATAAATCGTTAATGTAGTTGGCTAATGTCATAATAACAAATATAGCTTTTTAGTGCATTACTTTCAAGTATTCTTGTAATTTTTATTAACAGTTTTTTGTATATTGATACTCAAATTATTGCTATCATGAATACAGAAAAATTACTTGCTATTTTACGTTTACAAGCAACTAAAAACATAGGTGATATTTTGGCAAAAAGGCTAATTACCTCTGTAGGAAGTGTTGAACAAGTATTTTTAGAGAAGAAAAATGTACTCCATAAAATTAACGGAATAGGAACTCATGTAACTCAATATCTTTTTGATGAAAGTAACCTGAAAAGAGCAGAGGAGGAGCTGTATTATATTCAACAAAACAACACTACTTTTTCTTATTTTTTAGATGACAATTATCCGCAACAGCTAAAACATTGTATTGATGCTCCAATCTTACTTTTTAAAGACGGCAACCTCAACTTAAACAATGATAAAATTATTTCGATTGTAGGAACTCGGAAAATGAGTTCGTACGGACGCGATTTCTGCAATCAACTTATTAAAGACTTAAAAGAATACAATCCTATAATTGTAAGTGGTTTTGCTTATGGAGTAGATATTTGCGCACACAAAGCTGCAATAAAAAACAACCTGCAAACTATTGCTGTCTTAGCACACGGATTGGATGAAATATACCCAAAAACACATAAAAAATATATTCATCAAGTAAATGAGAATGGTGGTTTTATTACCGAGTTTTGGCACCATGAGCAACCTATGAGAGAAAATTTTTTAAAACGAAATCGTATTGTAGCTGGGCTATCTAAAGCAACCATTATTATTGAATCTGCTAAAA
The nucleotide sequence above comes from Tenacibaculum singaporense. Encoded proteins:
- a CDS encoding HU domain-containing protein; protein product: MTLANYINDLLYRYDCVIVPNFGGFVTNKIGARVNTTTHTFYPPKKQLTFNAYLQHNDGLLANYIASSKNISFEEAIAFIAEEVAQWNEKLATTTVTVASVGSLSLNEAKQIIFEPNPSSNFLKESFGLAEVSTPSVERVKEVAIKSLPATTKESRKTIPLYLKRTAAAAVFVGIAYVGWNGVQNQQQVLANQEEAVEKKIQSATFVIENPLPTINLNVSKEDRNFHIIAGAFQEEHNAENKLAELQDKGYDASIVGKNGLGLTQVAFASYVTKEEARKALEIIKESVSEDAWLLAK
- the dprA gene encoding DNA-processing protein DprA, with translation MNTEKLLAILRLQATKNIGDILAKRLITSVGSVEQVFLEKKNVLHKINGIGTHVTQYLFDESNLKRAEEELYYIQQNNTTFSYFLDDNYPQQLKHCIDAPILLFKDGNLNLNNDKIISIVGTRKMSSYGRDFCNQLIKDLKEYNPIIVSGFAYGVDICAHKAAIKNNLQTIAVLAHGLDEIYPKTHKKYIHQVNENGGFITEFWHHEQPMRENFLKRNRIVAGLSKATIIIESAKKGGSLVTADIANSYNRDVFALPGRATDIYSKGCNNLIKNNQAHLLTSAEDIVKMLNWDLQKTAIPKQEKLFVDLNETEQKIHDYLEQNGKQLLDVIALDCNLPTYQLSSVLVQMELKGVIKPLPGKMFEV